Proteins found in one Ctenopharyngodon idella isolate HZGC_01 chromosome 16, HZGC01, whole genome shotgun sequence genomic segment:
- the eva1ba gene encoding eva-1 homolog Ba isoform X2, with protein MNVKRKEMDFLSNTIAAYAHIKANPESFGLYFVIGVCFGLVLTLCLLVIRISCKPRTTTAPSTPEKKQLKDYSEEEEDEESDEDEEEEDTGGLESSVRHSTTEIPMSNHLITPDGTLSRNVFTSAEELERAQRLEERERIIREIWRNGQPDILGTGTGTIGRVHYY; from the exons ATGAATGTGAAAAGGAAGGAGATGGATTTCTTGAGCAACACTATTGCTGCTTATGCTCACATTAAAG CAAATCCAGAGAGTTTCGGGCTTTACTTCGTCATTGGCGTCTGTTTTGGCCTGGTGCTCACTCTCTGCCTCCTGGTCATCAGGATTTCCTGCAAACCTCGTACCACTACAGCGCCCTCCACACCAGAGAAAAAACAGTTAAAAGATTACAGTGAGGAGGAGGAAGACGAGGAGAGCGAtgaagatgaggaggaggaagatACAGGAGGCCTGGAGTCCTCCGTCCGGCACAGCACTACAGAGATCCCCATGAGCAACCACCTCATCACGCCAGATGGGACTCTGAGCAGGAACGTGTTCACCTCAGCCGAGGAGCTGGAGCGGGCACAACGATTGGAGGAAAGGGAAAGGATCATAAGGGAAATCTGGAGAAACGGACAACCGGATATCCTGGGAACAGGGACGGGCACTATTGGAAGAGTGCACTACTACTAA
- the eva1ba gene encoding eva-1 homolog Ba isoform X1 has protein sequence MSCERRHVCHSPLENSRRRPKIFREHGQNQSEKFDPSETTVHHEEELTALYGLETQDKARMNVKRKEMDFLSNTIAAYAHIKANPESFGLYFVIGVCFGLVLTLCLLVIRISCKPRTTTAPSTPEKKQLKDYSEEEEDEESDEDEEEEDTGGLESSVRHSTTEIPMSNHLITPDGTLSRNVFTSAEELERAQRLEERERIIREIWRNGQPDILGTGTGTIGRVHYY, from the exons ACGAAGGCCCAAGATATTCAGAGAACACGGTCAGAACCAGAGTGAGAAGTTTGATCCATCTGAAACAACAGTGCACCATGAGGAGGAACTGACTGCTTTATATG GTTTGGAAACACAGGACAAAGCCAGGATGAATGTGAAAAGGAAGGAGATGGATTTCTTGAGCAACACTATTGCTGCTTATGCTCACATTAAAG CAAATCCAGAGAGTTTCGGGCTTTACTTCGTCATTGGCGTCTGTTTTGGCCTGGTGCTCACTCTCTGCCTCCTGGTCATCAGGATTTCCTGCAAACCTCGTACCACTACAGCGCCCTCCACACCAGAGAAAAAACAGTTAAAAGATTACAGTGAGGAGGAGGAAGACGAGGAGAGCGAtgaagatgaggaggaggaagatACAGGAGGCCTGGAGTCCTCCGTCCGGCACAGCACTACAGAGATCCCCATGAGCAACCACCTCATCACGCCAGATGGGACTCTGAGCAGGAACGTGTTCACCTCAGCCGAGGAGCTGGAGCGGGCACAACGATTGGAGGAAAGGGAAAGGATCATAAGGGAAATCTGGAGAAACGGACAACCGGATATCCTGGGAACAGGGACGGGCACTATTGGAAGAGTGCACTACTACTAA